One genomic window of Panicum hallii strain FIL2 chromosome 6, PHallii_v3.1, whole genome shotgun sequence includes the following:
- the LOC112898272 gene encoding uncharacterized protein LOC112898272, with the protein MALFPIKQLDGPSGYLRWKESVLLRLHTLDVAHVLFEDRPAGDGGDAAAQAAAKKWARDEAVCRGHVLASLSDRLLPDYARFAAAADLWRALARTNDVETRHAWRDRFDAFVFDEGPGDALLEQIAHAEALGAAAKLPDDYVADELCGKLPEVVGNAVLARSGPDNDMGLVWDVARRVVAYGIGPERLWKTTAMSEDDQDGFYIDGPEPEQNTGRRKRGEPGPVARNCRRKV; encoded by the coding sequence ATGGCGCTGTTCCCCATCAAGCAGCTGGACGGCCCCAGCGGCTACCTGCGGTGGAAGGAGTCGGTGCTCCTCCGCCTCCACACCCTCGACGTCGCCCACGTGCTCTTCGAGGACCGCCCCGCCGGTGACGGCGGCGACgccgcggcgcaggcggcggccaaGAAGTGGGCGCGCGACGAAGCGGTGTGCCGCGGCCACGTCCTCGCCTCGCTCTCCGACCGCCTGCTCCCGGACTACGCCCGCTTCGCCGCGGCCGCGGACCTGTGGCGCGCGCTGGCGCGCACCAACGACGTGGAGACGCGCCACGCCTGGCGGGACAGGTTCGACGCGTTCGTGTTCGACGAGGGCCCCGGCGACGCCCTCCTGGAGCAGATCGCGCACGCGGAggcgctcggcgccgccgcgaaGCTCCCCGACGACTACGTGGCCGACGAGCTGTGCGGGAAGCTCCCGGAGGTTGTGGGCAACGCCGTCCTCGCGCGCTCCGGCCCCGACAACGACATGGGCTTGGTCTGGGATGTCGCCCGCCGTGTCGTGGCGTACGGCATTGGGCCGGAGCGTCTTTGGAAGACGACGGCGATGAGCGAAGACGATCAGGATGGCTTCTACATTGACGGCCCAGAGCCGGAGCAGAACACAGGGCGCAGGAAACGCGGCGAGCCTGGACCCGTTGCAAGGAACTGCAGGCGCAAGGTTTGA